One genomic region from Salvia hispanica cultivar TCC Black 2014 chromosome 2, UniMelb_Shisp_WGS_1.0, whole genome shotgun sequence encodes:
- the LOC125207855 gene encoding transcription factor SPEECHLESS-like, protein MDAETLSGFFEETTNFSSSDDIFSILEAWEYNNLTTSPDTFEFQNSALKKSQLAATSQACKRQKVSTVEEGQNKSHITVERNRRKQMNDHLSVLRSLMPCFYVKRGDQASIIGGVVDYINELQQVLQSLEAKKQRKAAYNEVLSPRPSPLSPRTPQPSSPYKPWMHPLPSPVDPSPCNSSTSSTINDAVNELVATSKSPVAQVEVKFSGPNLLLKTMSHRLPGQVLKIISALEELALEILHVSISTVDETMLNSFTIKIGIQCQLSAEELADQIQQTFC, encoded by the exons ATGGATGCTGAAACATTATCCGGATTTTTCGAGGAAACCACGAATTTCTCGAGCTCCGACGACATCTTCAGCATTCTCGAAGCATGGGAATACAACAATCTGACGACATCACCGGACACCTTCGAGTTCCAAAACTCGGCTCTTAAAAAGTCTCAACTCGCCGCCACTTCTCAGGCGTGCAAGCGGCAGAAGGTGAGCACGGTGGAGGAAGGGCAGAACAAGTCGCACATCACCGTGGAGAGAAACCGCCGGAAGCAAATGAACGACCATCTCTCCGTGCTCCGCTCTCTCATGCCTTGTTTCTATGTTAAAAGA GGTGACCAAGCGTCGATAATAGGCGGAGTGGTGGATTACATCAACGAGCTGCAGCAGGTGCTGCAGTCCTTGGAAGCCAAGAAGCAACGGAAAGCGGCTTACAACGAAGTCCTCAGCCCCAGGCCTTCGCCTCTGAGCCCGAGGACTCCGCAGCCGAGCAGCCCCTACAAACCCTGGATGCATCCTCTACCAAGCCCCGTGGATCCTTCTCCTtgcaattcttccacttcctCTACCATCAACGACGCCGTCAATGAGCTCGTCGCCACCTCCAAATCGCCCGTAGCTCAAGTTGAGGTCAAGTTTTCCGGCCCTAATCTGCTCCTCAAAACGATGTCGCACCGCCTCCCCGGCCAAGTGCTCAAGATCATTTCTGCGCTTGAAGAACTTGCCCTTGAAATCCTTCACGTCAGCATCAGTACCGTTGACGAAACGATGCTCAATTCTTTCACCATTAAG ATTGGGATTCAGTGCCAATTGAGTGCAGAAGAGTTGGCCGATCAGATTCAGCAGACATTCTGCTAA